In Candidatus Schekmanbacteria bacterium, one genomic interval encodes:
- a CDS encoding alpha/beta hydrolase: MKIAYFSKQFIEWFIFFKLKYFFLILAVMFLWSLFTFLVAQAVNYHKGNSIWKEKNDDITVFIFKIIATIIAEYLSILIAIILIPAGIFRIKAKKDVAYPSQRSAVLLIHGYLHNRGMLLPLKFLLRKYGIKDVYDLNLSPPFSSIIDFSQKLSEKIKKLKKEGYNSFILIGHSMGGLVALYYALSRKDLDIKKVITIGTPHKGTLFAKIALGKCGREMVPESGFLKELDSLRKEMPDLKIICFWSKLDNMIIPSGNAVAENSESYSLNYSGHITPVYSKAFAKRIVEIIQEK, translated from the coding sequence TTGAAAATAGCCTATTTTTCAAAGCAATTTATAGAATGGTTTATCTTTTTTAAATTGAAGTATTTTTTCCTCATATTGGCGGTTATGTTTTTATGGTCTCTTTTTACCTTTCTCGTTGCCCAAGCTGTAAACTATCATAAAGGTAATAGCATATGGAAAGAGAAGAATGATGATATTACAGTTTTTATCTTCAAAATCATAGCCACTATCATTGCGGAATACCTTTCAATTTTAATTGCAATAATTTTGATTCCTGCAGGAATTTTTAGGATAAAAGCAAAAAAGGATGTTGCTTATCCTTCACAAAGAAGCGCTGTTCTATTGATACATGGCTATCTGCATAATAGAGGTATGCTTCTGCCATTGAAATTTTTATTGAGAAAATATGGAATTAAGGATGTGTATGATTTGAATCTGTCTCCGCCTTTTTCTTCAATCATAGATTTTTCACAAAAATTATCCGAAAAAATCAAAAAATTGAAAAAAGAAGGATATAACAGCTTTATCCTTATTGGACATAGTATGGGAGGCTTAGTTGCACTTTATTATGCTTTGAGCAGAAAAGATTTGGATATAAAAAAAGTAATAACAATAGGTACTCCCCACAAGGGTACGCTTTTTGCAAAAATCGCACTGGGAAAATGCGGAAGGGAAATGGTTCCTGAAAGCGGTTTTCTTAAAGAGTTGGATTCGTTGCGCAAAGAAATGCCTGATTTGAAGATTATATGTTTTTGGTCAAAGCTCGATAATATGATAATTCCTTCAGGAAATGCAGTTGCTGAAAATTCTGAAAGCTATTCATTGAATTATAGCGGCCATATTACCCCAGTATATTCCAAAGCCTTTGCCAAGAGAATTGTTGAGATTATCCAAGAGAAATAG